The Lacticaseibacillus rhamnosus DNA window TGTCGGCTTGAACGACTGAAAACTTCGACTTCGGTCATCATAAAGGAGAAAACTATGCCAGATGTACGTTTTCACAGCGTCTTTGATATTATTGGACCGGTTATGGTGGGGCCTAGTAGCTCACATACAGCCGGGGCAGCGCGGATCGGTAAAGTCGTGCGCGATATTTTTGGCGAAACCCCGGAGACGATTACGATTTACCTTTACGAATCATTTGCCAAAACCTATCGCGGTCATGGTACCGATGTGGCGCTAGTAGCAGGGCTGTTGGGGATGGCACCCGATGATCCGCGGTTGCCGGAATCGCTGAAGCTGGCCTATGACCAAGGGATTAAAGTGAGTTTTGTGCCGAAAAGCGATAAGGTTGATCATCCTAACACGGCACATATTGTCTTGCAAGCCGGTGATCACCGGTTAGCGGTCACCGGGGTTTCCATTGGTGGCGGGAATATTCAGATCACGGAAATCAATGGGTTTAAGATATCGTTGAGCATGGGTCAGCCGACTTATATCACCATTCATGACGATGTACCGGGGATGATTGCACAGGTCACCAAGATTTTCTCCGATGCCGGCATTAATATCGGGACAATGACGGTGACCCGCACCGCTAAAGGGGAACAGGCAATTATGATCATTGAAACGGATGATTATCATGATGATATTTTGGCCAAATTGAAATTATTACCGCATATGCGCAATGTCACTTACTTTGAGTGATGACGCGCTAACAACTGGTTACGAACTGGCTAATAAAGGAGCTTATCATGTTTTATACCGTTAAAGAACTTGTAGAACAAAGTCATGCCTTCTCCTCGGTTGCCGAACTCATGGTGCATACGGAAGTCGAAAACTCAACGCGGACTGAAGCACAGATCCGTCATTTAATGAGCCGTAATCTGGAAGTGATGGAACGCTCGGTTAAGGAAGGCATTGCCGGGGTCAAAAGTGTCACCGGGTTAACCGGCGGCGAGGCCAAAAAGCTGAACCATTATATTGCTGATGACCGGTTCATGAGCGGTAAACCGATCATGGAGGCTGTTCGCAATGCAGTGGCAGTTAATGAAGTGAACGCTAAAATGGGGCTGATTTGTGCGACGCCGACTGCGGGATCGGCAGGAGTTCTGGCCGGTGTTTTGTTGGCGATGCGTGATCGCCTGCACCTGACGCATGATCAGCAGCTTGATTTTCTTTTTACCGCTGGGGCGTTTGGCTTGGTCATTGCAAATAATGCCGGGATTGCCGGAGCAGAAGGCGGGTGCCAGGAAGAAGTTGGCTCGGCCAGTGCGATGGCTGCGGCGGCGTTGGTTTGTGCTAATGGCGGCAGTGCCGAACAGGCAGCCACCGCCGTTGCGATTACGTTGCAAAACATGCTGGGGTTGGTTTGTGACCCAGTTGCCGGCTTGGTGGAGGTTCCGTGTGTGAAGCGAAATGCATTGGGAGCAAGTCAAGCCATGATTTCCGCTGACATGGCATTGGCCGGTTGCATCAGTGTGATTCCGGCCGATGAGGTGATTGAAGCGGTTAATCGCGTCGGCATGCAGTTGCCAGCAACATTGCGGGAAACCGGTGAGGGCGGCCTAGCAACGACACCAACTGGCTTACGGCTGAAAGAACAAATCTTCGGCAAAAAGTAATTGTGATTCAATGACGGCACGACAGATTTTTACCCGGCATGAGTTTTATTTAAACGGCGTTACTGGCAACAAGGCATTTGGAAAGGGTCAATCGTGATTAATTTATATATTATTCGACATGGTGAAACAGCAGGCAATGTGCGCCGCTTAATTCAAGGCGTGACGAATTCACACTTGAATGCGCGCGGGCGTAAACAGGCATTTGCTTTAGGTGTTGGTTTGCGCACGAGTGGTTTGAAGGTAGAGCGTATAGTGGCAAGTGATCTCATTCGCGCGCAGGAAACCGCCCAGCAGATCTTATTAGGGATG harbors:
- the sdaAB gene encoding L-serine ammonia-lyase, iron-sulfur-dependent subunit beta is translated as MPDVRFHSVFDIIGPVMVGPSSSHTAGAARIGKVVRDIFGETPETITIYLYESFAKTYRGHGTDVALVAGLLGMAPDDPRLPESLKLAYDQGIKVSFVPKSDKVDHPNTAHIVLQAGDHRLAVTGVSIGGGNIQITEINGFKISLSMGQPTYITIHDDVPGMIAQVTKIFSDAGINIGTMTVTRTAKGEQAIMIIETDDYHDDILAKLKLLPHMRNVTYFE
- the sdaAA gene encoding L-serine ammonia-lyase, iron-sulfur-dependent, subunit alpha is translated as MFYTVKELVEQSHAFSSVAELMVHTEVENSTRTEAQIRHLMSRNLEVMERSVKEGIAGVKSVTGLTGGEAKKLNHYIADDRFMSGKPIMEAVRNAVAVNEVNAKMGLICATPTAGSAGVLAGVLLAMRDRLHLTHDQQLDFLFTAGAFGLVIANNAGIAGAEGGCQEEVGSASAMAAAALVCANGGSAEQAATAVAITLQNMLGLVCDPVAGLVEVPCVKRNALGASQAMISADMALAGCISVIPADEVIEAVNRVGMQLPATLRETGEGGLATTPTGLRLKEQIFGKK